One stretch of Phaeodactylum tricornutum CCAP 1055/1 chromosome 9, whole genome shotgun sequence DNA includes these proteins:
- a CDS encoding predicted protein, with protein sequence MRVLQRVLSAPPAKALRRLLTTTTSAPFSSYQSIGSFHSENLGDLIARSEIEYRPPLLPFGESVTPSDDSDFLLDLDQWTFLNHGAFGAALTVGFDRAAQWRRYLEAQPLRYHDRDLLPHLAYSCRRLASFVNADPRNLALLPNVTSGFNSLLAGYVREVKDAAHIIVWDTSYGSVKKMAKLYGGNRVTEIPFQSRYLTQLADPLENPSVVFQTALDDHLLLNSKKWEGKQPLLVLDHTTSNTALTFPIEELAAHAKSIVPNLLVAVDGAHGLLAQNLDIAQIPSVDFYLSNGHKWLSAPRGVAFLHATGAFHDTILRQPAIVSHGIDEPDLLSRYVWDGCRDYAAALSLPSILEFWQEREPWMVRKNLKIQLRQGIKILATEWYGSDFGGEESWPGCVTLAEFDSPVLSPMALVQLPVPGKTSGDAKAVQDYLYKQHIEAPIKCVNERLYVRISCQMYNTSKDFHALAASIQTLSKLTVNAGYL encoded by the coding sequence ATGAGGGTGCTACAGAGAGTCCTGTCCGCGCCACCGGCAAAAGCACTGCGGAGACTTCTCACTACTACCACATCTGCGCCTTTCTCAAGTTACCAATCAATCGGAAGCTTCCATTCTGAAAATTTAGGAGATCTAATAGCACGATCAGAAATCGAATATAGACCCCCGCTTTTGCCGTTCGGCGAGTCTGTTACGCCGAGCGATGATTCTGATTTTCTTTTAGATCTCGACCAGTGGACATTTCTGAATCACGGGGCTTTCGGAGCTGCACTAACTGTTGGATTTGATCGTGCCGCTCAATGGAGACGATACTTGGAAGCTCAGCCATTGCGTTACCACGATCGAGACCTACTTCCCCATTTGGCCTATTCGTGTCGACGTCTTGCTTCCTTCGTCAACGCTGATCCGCGCAATTTAGCTTTGCTCCCGAACGTCACGTCAGGATTCAACAGTTTGCTTGCCGGCTATGTTCGAGAAGTAAAAGACGCTGCGCACATCATCGTATGGGACACCAGTTACGGAAGTGTGAAGAAAATGGCCAAACTCTATGGCGGTAACAGAGTGACGGAGATTCCATTCCAATCGAGATATCTGACCCAGCTAGCCGATCCTTTAGAAAATCCATCTGTTGTTTTCCAGACTGCACTCGACgatcatttactgttaaattCCAAAAAGTGGGAAGGAAAACAGCCTTTGCTGGTATTAGACCACACGACTTCCAATACAGCATTGACCTTTCCGATCGAAGAACTCGCCGCCCATGCCAAATCTATCGTTCCGAATCTTTTGGTCGCTGTCGACGGCGCACACGGTTTACTCGCGCAGAACTTGGATATTGCCCAAATCCCATCAGTAGACTTCTATCTATCGAACGGGCACAAATGGCTCTCCGCACCTCGCGGTGTCGCCTTTTTACACGCCACGGGCGCGTTTCACGACacaattcttcgtcaaccGGCAATAGTGAGTCACGGTATCGACGAGCCCGACCTTTTGAGTCGCTATGTTTGGGATGGCTGTAGAGACTATGCCGCTGCGTTATCACTCCCATCGATACTTGAATTTTGGCAGGAGAGAGAGCCGTGGATGGTACGGAAGAATCTCAAAATACAGTTACGACAAGGAATCAAAATTCTGGCTACCGAATGGTACGGTAGCGATTTCGGGGGCGAAGAATCCTGGCCCGGTTGCGTTACGCTAGCTGAATTCGATTCTCCCGTGTTGTCACCGATGGCCTTGGTGCAGTTGCCTGTTCCTGGGAAAACTTCGGGTGATGCCAAGGCAGTCCAAGACTACCTATACAAGCAACACATCGAAGCGCCCATCAAATGCGTGAACGAGAGACTCTACGTTCGAATTTCGTGTCAAATGTATAACACGAGCAAAGACTTCCATGCTCTCGCTGCATCGATACAGACATTGTCGaagctgacagtgaatgccGGGTatctttga
- a CDS encoding predicted protein, with protein MKFAALVSGGKDSLYSILECQRQGHELVACVHLGRPDDETEESFMYQTAASEVIKTLVEECLGVPLILHVRTGLSVNTALVYEATDHDEVEDLCLALQTTLARFPNIQGVSSGAILSTYQRTRVESVCSRLGLTSLSYLWRRAPQRELLARMIDDGIDAVLVKTAAPPGLMPRKHLGKTLAELQSHFHTLHNRFQFHICGEGGEYETLVLDCPFYKKRLVLDATEVI; from the coding sequence ATGAAGTTCGCTGCCCTAGTTTCTGGCGGGAAAGACTCCCTATACTCCATTCTGGAATGCCAACGCCAGGGCCATGAGCTTGTTGCTTGTGTCCATTTGGGTCGgccggacgacgaaacagaGGAATCTTTCATGTACCAAACGGCAGCTTCGGAAGTGATTAAAACGCTGGTAGAAGAATGTCTTGGTGTACCGTTGATCTTGCATGTACGAACTGGACTTAGCGTCAACACAGCACTGGTGTATGAAGCTACTGATCACGACGAAGTCGAAGACTTGTGTTTGGCGTTGCAGACGACACTGGCACGCTTTCCCAACATTCAGGGAGTGAGCTCGGGCGCAATTCTATCCACCTATCAGCGAACTCGAGTTGAGTCAGTCTGTAGTCGTTTGGGCCTAACTTCCCTTTCTTATTTGTGGAGACGGGCCCCGCAAAGAGAACTTTTGGCCCGCATGATTGATGATGGTATCGATGCAGTACTCGTCAAGACTGCGGCTCCTCCTGGTCTAATGCCACGGAAACATTTGGGAAAGACTTTGGCAGAACTTCAAAGTCACTTCCATACGCTTCACAATCGTTTCCAGTTTCACATTTGTGGTGAAGGAGGGGAGTATGAGACGCTCGTTTTGGATTGTCCATTTTACAAGAAGCGGCTTGTTTTGGATGCGACTGAGGTCATT